DNA sequence from the Candidatus Cloacimonadota bacterium genome:
CGTGTTACTCACCCGTTCGCCACTCTCTGATGCCCGAAAGCACCATACCGTTCGACTTGCATGCCTAATCCACGCCGCCAGCGTTCGTCCTGAGCCAGGATCAAACTCTCCATCATGTATAATGATTAGAAATTGACAAGAGCTTTTCCCACTCATTCCCACTCTATATTCTTGTAAAGATCTCTGCGCCGGAAAACTGAGCGTCTCAAGCGCACGTTCGGTCAAATTATTCAGGGGGCGTTTTTCTGTCAAGATAAAAATCTGATATTGTCCCACATACTTTTTTCACCATTGTCGCAACTGATTTAAACAGAACTGGTTACGATGTGAAAAATATTTCTGAATTTCCTTGCTTTGGCTCGATAAAATAACGAAAAACAAGCTGAGGTCAGCCAAATAACGTTATGATATTATGCCAAAACTCGACTCCTGCCAAGTCTCACAATCAAGACAAGAGGCAATGAATCTCAATAGATATGTTAATCCAAAACAACGAAAAAGCAAACAAAATAACCCAAAAAAATTGTGGCTGAGCGGAAATGGAGCAGAGACCTTTATGGCTCGCCTGAACGCTAACGACAAGCTTGCCTGCCTCACCCTTTATTCACACAGCAAAATTTCTCAAGAGATACTCGTCAGCCCCCCGGCCATGGTCGGACTGTTGAGGAGGAGAGGCCAAGATGCTATCGAGCCGGAATAAAGAGCGGCTCCAACTATTAGAGCGCATCCATATATAAGAACGAGTCTGCTGAAAAACGGTCATCAAGGCGCTAAACCTATATATTCCCAATGTTTACCTTTATAAACATAAGGAAGACATAAGGGGGCAAGCAAGAGGCACCATTTTTTAACCATTCAATAGAACCCACGCTGCGCACATTGATTTGGTTTGCGGAGCGGGAGGCGAAAAACCGTACTTGACAAAATAGGACTGCACCTGAAAGTGAGAAGAAATAAAAATTGCGGAAGTTTTTGATGAGCAAAGCAATCGTTCTTGTGAGCGGCGGGCTGGACAGTTTGGTGAGCGCCGCGGTGGCTGCCAGAGACAGTGAGGAATTGAATTTCCTGCATATCAGCTACGGTCAGCGCACCCAAAAAAAAGAGCTAGCAAGCTTTGAAGCCATTTGCCAACATTACCATCCCAAACGCGCCGAAGTGATAAACTGGGACTGGCTTTCCCGCATTGGCGGTTCTTCGCTCACAGATTTTGAGCAGGAAATCCCCGCACAAGATCCAACTGGTGAAGTGCCTTCCACCTACGTTCCCTTTCGCAACGCAAATTTGCTGTGCGCGGCTGTTTCCTGGGCGGAGGTTTTGGGCGCGAATTCCATCTATATCGGTGCGGTGGAAGAAGATAGCAGCGGATATCCAGACTGCCGGGAAGTGTTTTTCCGGGCTTTTGAAAAAGTGGTGGAGACCGGGACCAAAAACTTGGTTCCCATACGAATTGTGACGCCGGTTTTGCACCTCAGCAAAGCGGAAATAGTGAAGCTGGGCATGGAATTGGGGGCGCCTTTTGAACATAGTTGGAGCTGCTACGTTAGCAACGAAGAAGCCTGCGGCGAATGCGAAAGCTGCCGCCTGCGCTTGAAAGCTTTTACCCAAGCTGGACACAGCGACCCCATTAAATACAGGAACAAGTAGAAATGAATTCAGAAAATAACTTGAAAAATGTGTTGATTATCCTCACCGGAGGGACAATTTCCATGAAGGCGAAAGGCTCCATGGGAGTGGTTCCGAGCTCGGAATTTGCAGATTTGTTACGGGAATTTCCCCAACTCAACAGCGTGGCAAACATCGATGTGATGGAATATCTCAACCTGCCCAGTCCTTATATTACACCGCAGATGATGCTGGAACTGGCAAAACTCATCGACCTGCGCATCATGGATTATGATGGTGTCGTAATCACCCACGGCACAGACACTTTGGAGGAAACCGCCTTTTTGTGTGACCTGGTGCTCACCACGCGCAAACCGGTGGTTTTCACTGCTGCCATGCGCAGCGGAAGTGACATTGGTTTGGATGGACCCCGAAACATAATTGGAGCCGTGAGAGTTGCCAGCCATCACGATTCCACAGACAAGGGTGTGTTGGTTGTGATGAATGATGAAATCCACACCGCGCGTGACGTTATGAAGTTTGACACCGGCAAGGTTGATGCTTTCCGTTCGGTGGATTACGGTCCTCTGGGCAGCGTGGATCCAGACACGATTGTGTATCATCGCAGCACGCTTTTCCGGGAAAACGTTTGGACGGACAAGCTGGACACCGCGGTGGATTTGATAAAAGCTGTGGCAGGAATGGATGGCAGGCATATTCGCAGCTCGGTGGAAAGCGGCGTCAAAGCCATTGTGATTGAGGCTTTCGGGCGTGGGAACCTGCCTTGCAGCCTCTTGGACGAGATTAGAAACGCGCTGAAAAAGAACATCCTGGTGGCAATTTGCTCCCGTTGCAACACAGGCCGCGTGCTTTCTGAATATGGATATGAGGGCGGCGGAAAACACCTTGAGGATATGGGTTGCATGTTGGCTGGAGACCTCAAAGGCGCTAAAGTTCGCCTGAAACTGATGGCTCTTTTTGGAAAATATGACGATCCGGAGTTAGTGAAACGTTTTTTCCTGCAGGGCAGAGATTGATTTCATGAAAAAAATCGCGATTTTGGGGCCGGCACCTCCGTTCAGAGGTGGGATTTCCCAATTCGCGTTGATGCTTGGGCAGGAATTTCAAGCGCAGGAAAATGAAGTCCGATTCTACACTTTTCAGAGCCAATATCCAAAGCTTATTTTCCCGGGAAGTTCGCAGACTGCCAGCTTTTCGGCAGACTTAAACGTCACAGTGGAGCGGGTTTTCACACCATATTTGCCCGCGAGCTGGAAGAAAGCGGTTCAGAGCATCAAGGCCTGGGCGCCAGACCTGCTGATTGTCTCGTGGTTTTTACCCTGGTTCGCGCCGAGCTACACCTGGATTTGCAAACGCCTGCCACACATCCAACGCATCTGCCTGGCTCACAATGTGGATTTTCATGAAAAATGGCCAGGCGCGGACATGCTTTCGAAAGCATTTTTTAAGCATTGTGATAAAATCGTAACGCTTTCCGGAGCCACGTTCGAAGATTTAGCCAGAAAAATGCCTGCGGATATTTCTGCCAAAGGTGTTCAGGGCTTTCATCCCATCTACGATTGCTATGTGGGCGCGCAGGACAGCTCCCCGCAGGAAAATGAAGCCGCTACTACCGCTTTGTTTTTTGGTCTCATTAAGGCTTACAAAGGTTTGGACGTGCTGCTGAAAGCGGTTAAACAAGCCCGTAAACGTGTTCCCAACCTGCGTTTGTTGATTGCCGGTGAAGTTTATGGCAAGCCTGAAAAATATCTGCGGCTCATTCGCCAATTAGGTCTGGAAGAGGCTGTGGACGCACGTTTTAGGTATATTGAAAATGACGAAATCGCGTCGGTTTTTCAGCAATCTCAAGTTTGCGTTCTGCCCTATAAAAGTGCCACCCAAAGCGGTGTGATTGCAACATCTTACAGCTTTGGAGTGCCGGTAATCGCGTCTGATGTGGGCGGCTTGAGCGAATATATCGACCCCGGAAAAACCGGGCTGCTGGTTGCGCCAGACAACCCTGAACTCCTGGCTGGAGCTTTGATTCGCTATTTTGAGGAAAACATGAAGCAGGCGATGGCGCCAAATATTCCAGCCTATATTGAGCGCTTTTCCTGGCAAAAACTGGCAGACCTGATTCTGAGCGCCTGATGCGTATCCTGTTAATCAGTTATTATTTCCCACCCTGTGGCGGCGCGGCTGTGCAAAGATGGCTGAAATGGTTGCCAGAGCTGGTGGACGCGGGTTTTGAGGTGACGGTTTTGACCACTGAGGGTGGTGACCATCCCGTGCAGGACACAAGTTTGTTGAAAGAAATCCCACCCGAAGTGCGGGTTCTGCGCAGCGAAGCGCCCAGTCTGTCGAAATTTTGGAAACTTCTTTTCGGGGAAAAAAGCGAACTGCCCCACGGAAGTCTTGATTTGGAAACCAATGCCAGCCCGTTGAAAAAAGCCTTGGTTTGGACCAGATTGAACCTGATTATTCCGGACGTGCGCAAAATCTGGAACCCTTCCGCGCTGCGCCATGCCACCCGGTTTTTGCGTAAAAACCCTGTCGATCTGGTAATCACGACCGGACCGCCTCATTCCACTCATCTGGTGGGACTGAAACTCAAACAGCGGCATAATGTTAAGTGGGTTGCGGATTGGCGTGACCCCT
Encoded proteins:
- a CDS encoding asparaginase: MNSENNLKNVLIILTGGTISMKAKGSMGVVPSSEFADLLREFPQLNSVANIDVMEYLNLPSPYITPQMMLELAKLIDLRIMDYDGVVITHGTDTLEETAFLCDLVLTTRKPVVFTAAMRSGSDIGLDGPRNIIGAVRVASHHDSTDKGVLVVMNDEIHTARDVMKFDTGKVDAFRSVDYGPLGSVDPDTIVYHRSTLFRENVWTDKLDTAVDLIKAVAGMDGRHIRSSVESGVKAIVIEAFGRGNLPCSLLDEIRNALKKNILVAICSRCNTGRVLSEYGYEGGGKHLEDMGCMLAGDLKGAKVRLKLMALFGKYDDPELVKRFFLQGRD
- the queC gene encoding 7-cyano-7-deazaguanine synthase QueC; the protein is MSKAIVLVSGGLDSLVSAAVAARDSEELNFLHISYGQRTQKKELASFEAICQHYHPKRAEVINWDWLSRIGGSSLTDFEQEIPAQDPTGEVPSTYVPFRNANLLCAAVSWAEVLGANSIYIGAVEEDSSGYPDCREVFFRAFEKVVETGTKNLVPIRIVTPVLHLSKAEIVKLGMELGAPFEHSWSCYVSNEEACGECESCRLRLKAFTQAGHSDPIKYRNK
- a CDS encoding glycosyltransferase family 4 protein translates to MKKIAILGPAPPFRGGISQFALMLGQEFQAQENEVRFYTFQSQYPKLIFPGSSQTASFSADLNVTVERVFTPYLPASWKKAVQSIKAWAPDLLIVSWFLPWFAPSYTWICKRLPHIQRICLAHNVDFHEKWPGADMLSKAFFKHCDKIVTLSGATFEDLARKMPADISAKGVQGFHPIYDCYVGAQDSSPQENEAATTALFFGLIKAYKGLDVLLKAVKQARKRVPNLRLLIAGEVYGKPEKYLRLIRQLGLEEAVDARFRYIENDEIASVFQQSQVCVLPYKSATQSGVIATSYSFGVPVIASDVGGLSEYIDPGKTGLLVAPDNPELLAGALIRYFEENMKQAMAPNIPAYIERFSWQKLADLILSA